GCGGCGGCGGACTTCAGGTGGATGTCGCCGACCGCGAAGCTCTCTACCGCACCATGGGAGGATGACTGTGTTTGTTGTCGACACGAATATTCTCATCTATGCGGCGGACGGGGACTCGCCGGACCACGCGTCATGCCGCAAGTTGGTCGAAAATTGGCGACCACAGACCACCCCGTGGTACCTCACGTGGGGAATTGTCTACGAATTCATTCGGGTCGTCACACACCCACGGGTCCTGAACCTCCCGTTTTCGGTCTCTCAGGCCTGGTCTTTTCTCGATGCGCTGTTTGCGTCCCCACACCTGCGAATCCTCGTCGAGACCGATCGGCACCGGCATGTTGCAGCCGAGGTTTTCTCTGAAATCCCCGACCTAACCGGCAACCTCGCATTTGACGCCCATACGGCAATCCTGATGAGGGAAAACGGGATAAAGACGATTTACACCCGGGACACCGATTTCAGCCGGTTTCCGTTTCTGACCCGCATCGATCCGGCCACCCCACCCCGGCAACCGTCTACTTCGAGGCGACGCCCTAAAGACCGGACCTGACCGGTGGCGTCACCTTTCCAGGCTCTTTCTTCTTCAGCATCATCGGCCGATCATCAGTGAGGGTCGTTGCCGGCGAAGCCGTAGAGGTTGAGCCCTCCGGCCTCTCCGATCGGGTCGCGCCGGATGAAGCGACCGAGGGGGAGAAAAGGGTCAACGTTCAGAATTCAGAAAACAAACCCGAAGTCCACCGTGCGGAACGGTCAGGAAATGCTTCCGGGCAGGTTGGTGGTTTCAGCAAGAGAAAAACTGAAAACTGAACGTTGACCCCTTCTTTGACGTCGTCTCATCAACCCTCCGGGCGGTTGCGAGGCAACCACCATCTCCGCGCTTGCGCGCTGCGTCCCGATCCATGTACTGACTCTTGTAGCCGATCGGGTTGGTTGCGGTTTGAACGGCTATTTGGTGAAGGCGCAGTGACATTTAGTCGGGAACCTCAGTTGAGCCGGGTTGAATATTGAAAACTGACACCTTTTCAGAGGCGATCCGGATAAAGACTGCCTCGGTGAAGGTGCCACTCAGGCGATAGGTGCGGATGGCCGGATCGGAGTCCAGGGGATCGCTTGCGACGGGGTCAGGAACCGGGACCCAATCGATGAGATCGAAGCTCGATTCAAGCCCAACACTCGTGCCGAATGCCGTCGGATTCACGCCCAGATCAATGACAAGGCTGGCGGCTTCCCGACGAATCCGGACAGTGGGCATACCGGTCGCGTCCAGCGGGTCGGTGCCAAGGGCGAACTCAGCTTCGTTGGAATAGCCATCGCCGTCGGCATCGAAATCCGGTGCTTTTCGTTCTTCGTCGGCCCCTGACATCGCCGTGGCAGTCCACATTACATAGTCCTGGACAAACCGGGCCAGCAGGCGTTGGTCACGGGCAACCGCCAGATGAACGGTCGACTCCGAAGTCTGGCGATCTCCGGTCCAGGCATCGAAACGCCAGTGCACGGCCGACTCCGCCTGCAAGTTGACCTCATCTCCAAAAAGGGCCGAACCTGAAGCCGGAACACCGCTGACGGTCCCCTCTCCCAGTGTCGCGACAGTCACGCTGTAACGCCTCCGACTGAAGGTTGCCGTCACCGACCGATCCCGATCCATCCGAACCGTGGCGACATCAAGCCCGGTTTCAACATCCCCCGCCCACGAGGTAAACTCGTATCCGTCGGCGGGCTGGGGCGACAGGACCACGACCTGCCCGTTGGCCAGGTCGTTCAGCGGCAAGCTGGAGTCGACGCGACCCTCGCCGGCGATCTCGATCGAGAGATTCCGCTTCGGTATCCTGACAACCGATACCGCATCGCCCAACACCACGTCGTTCTCGCTGTTGGCGTCAATCACACTACGGGAAGGACGGATCCGTGCCGCCAGGTAGTAGTCGCCCGGACGCATCGTATCCGGCAATTGAAGGTTGGTGATGGCGGTATGGTTTGAATCAGCGGAAAGCGCCGGAAGACTCACCCGAAACGATCGTAGAAGATGGCGCCCATCCTCGGGAACACCCCAGACACCCTTTCGAGTGGTCAGCAGGACGTCGACCTGAAGGTCTCGGGCGGGCAGACCCGATCTGCCGGCATTGCGGAACAGAAGTTCGATCGGGATCGTGTCCCCCACCGACTTGTCAACGGCAGGAGCCGTCGCCCGCACCAAGGCGAGGTCGGCGGGCGAGTCCTCATTGGAATCCGCTGCCTCAATCAGAACGGATCGTGAAGAGGCCGAATAAATGACCGGACTCTGTGTCATGGCCGTGGTCCTATTGACCGTTGCCAGGGGCTCGGCAGATCCGTGGACCCAGGTTCGGCCGTCGCGGGTCGACGCGATGACGGTTGGGTGACTCAGTTCGTAGGGCGCCCGCAGGAAAACAACACCCAGTGGCCCGGAAATCATTCGGGACAAGCCGGAAACGTTTGGATCCAATTCCATTACAGTTTCCCAGATGAGACCATCCCGGGAGATACGCACGTCGCCACGGGTCGCACTGATAAGCATTCCATTCCATGAGACGGTCGCCAGGTGACCCCGGTCGGTGGCGATCCGTTGCCAGTTGATCCCATCGACGGATTGATGAATGGCACCCGGCCGGTCTTCATAGGAGGCGTAGTCGCGCAGGATCAGAAGATCTCCTGTGACATCAATCTGGGAGACATTACCCGCCGGGTAGCCCGGCGGAGTGATCTCCTCCCACTCAAATCCGTCGGAACTGAGAAAAAGAGCCGTCGAGTTCAGTTTGATCGTCTGTCCCTTCCATGGCAGTATTCGTCCCGCTTCCTCAGAGGCTGCCACATCGACGGCCGTTGACCGGCTGCCCGGCCTGCCTCGGTCTGAACCAAGATACCCAAACAAAGAAGCCGGAACGTCGGGCGGATTTCCTGCGGGTCCACGCGAAATCCCTGTCTTGTGATTGTACCAATTGAGTCCGTCGACCGAAAGCCAATCGGCAATCGCAAAGAAGTCCGTCCGACTCCGCTCGAACAACCAATAGAGTCTCATGTCCGGAAAATA
This sequence is a window from Opitutaceae bacterium. Protein-coding genes within it:
- a CDS encoding TA system VapC family ribonuclease toxin, coding for MTVFVVDTNILIYAADGDSPDHASCRKLVENWRPQTTPWYLTWGIVYEFIRVVTHPRVLNLPFSVSQAWSFLDALFASPHLRILVETDRHRHVAAEVFSEIPDLTGNLAFDAHTAILMRENGIKTIYTRDTDFSRFPFLTRIDPATPPRQPSTSRRRPKDRT